A region of uncultured Carboxylicivirga sp. DNA encodes the following proteins:
- a CDS encoding glycosyltransferase N-terminal domain-containing protein: protein MTLIYNFGIALYSLLINLVSPFNAKASLLRKGRKEALKTLRLLSIDGPVIWIHAASLGEFEQGRPIIEAVKKEHPLYNVVLTFFSPSGYEVRKNYNLADYVIYLPADTKLNAKRLIEAIKPEKAFFVKYEFWYHYLNALKKRNIPVYGVSMIFREQQSFFKWYGGWFRRMLDCFTKFYVQDEVSGKLLEGIGVKNFSVAGDTRFDRVRDIAKASSEIELVDQFVGQSNKVIVAGSTWAPDEDILFEYLHGSGKDVKLVIAPHEIHENHIKQIEGKLKAPYFRYTKPTENITECSVMIVDTMGMLSSVYKYGQVAYIGGGFGVGIHNTLEAATYSMPVFFGPNYKRFKEARDLIEVGGGFSFNKADQFVSQIEKLWTDEGYLKEASMKAGQYVNKMCGATRIIMEEVF, encoded by the coding sequence ATGACACTAATTTATAATTTCGGAATAGCCCTTTATTCGTTACTCATAAACCTGGTTTCTCCTTTCAATGCAAAAGCAAGCCTTTTAAGAAAGGGGAGGAAGGAAGCACTTAAGACTTTAAGGTTACTTTCAATTGATGGACCTGTGATTTGGATACATGCTGCCAGTTTAGGTGAATTTGAACAAGGTAGGCCAATTATTGAAGCTGTTAAAAAAGAACATCCGCTTTATAATGTTGTATTAACATTCTTTTCTCCATCGGGTTACGAAGTACGTAAAAATTACAATCTGGCTGATTATGTTATTTACCTGCCGGCAGATACAAAGTTAAATGCAAAGAGACTAATAGAGGCAATTAAGCCTGAGAAGGCATTCTTTGTAAAATATGAATTCTGGTATCATTATTTAAATGCACTTAAAAAACGAAATATTCCTGTTTACGGAGTTTCGATGATCTTTAGGGAGCAGCAATCTTTCTTCAAATGGTATGGTGGATGGTTCAGAAGGATGTTGGATTGTTTTACGAAATTTTATGTGCAGGATGAAGTTTCGGGCAAGCTTTTGGAAGGTATTGGAGTAAAAAACTTTTCTGTTGCAGGAGATACTCGCTTCGACAGAGTTAGGGATATAGCTAAAGCATCATCCGAAATTGAATTAGTAGATCAGTTTGTTGGTCAGAGTAACAAGGTGATCGTTGCAGGTAGCACCTGGGCTCCGGATGAGGATATCCTCTTTGAATATCTTCACGGAAGTGGTAAGGATGTTAAATTGGTAATTGCACCTCATGAAATTCATGAAAATCATATAAAACAAATCGAGGGTAAATTAAAGGCTCCTTATTTTCGATACACAAAACCTACAGAAAATATTACTGAGTGTAGTGTTATGATTGTTGATACAATGGGAATGTTGTCGAGTGTATATAAATATGGGCAAGTAGCCTATATTGGCGGTGGTTTTGGTGTTGGTATTCATAATACTCTTGAGGCTGCGACTTATAGTATGCCTGTGTTTTTTGGGCCTAATTATAAAAGATTTAAAGAGGCTCGTGATCTAATTGAAGTAGGTGGTGGTTTTTCATTTAATAAGGCGGATCAGTTCGTTAGTCAGATAGAGAAATTATGGACCGATGAAGGATATTTAAAAGAGGCATCAATGAAAGCAGGTCAATATGTTAATAAAATGTGCGGTGCTACCCGAATAATTATGGAAGAAGTCTTTTAA
- a CDS encoding phosphoglycerate kinase, with translation MAAIDSFNFAGKKAIIRVDFNVPLNDKFEITDDTRIVAAVPTIKKVLADGGAVILMSHLGRPKGEANPKYSLNHIVAHLSATLGVDVKFAPDCIGDEVKAMASDLKAGEVMLLENLRYHKEEEKGDEGFAKQLAELADVYVNDAFGTAHRAHASTTIIAKFMDEKMAGYLLDKEIKFLGDTVENAEKPFVAIVGGAKVSGKLEVLKSLITKVDTILIGGGMAYTFLKAQGHGIGNSLVEEDLIDTAKQILVDAKANGVNFMLPVDNLAADKFDNEADIQVVGVEIPEGRMALDVGPETVKAYSAEIAGAKTVVWNGPMGCFEMPNFSKGTFGVCQAVADSSAVSIIGGGDSVAAVNQSGLADKMSHISTGGGASLEFLEGKELPGVVAIRG, from the coding sequence ATGGCTGCAATAGACAGTTTTAATTTCGCAGGAAAGAAGGCAATAATCCGTGTGGATTTCAATGTGCCTTTGAATGATAAATTTGAAATTACAGATGACACTCGTATCGTTGCTGCTGTACCAACTATTAAGAAGGTATTGGCTGACGGTGGAGCAGTTATTTTAATGTCTCACCTGGGACGTCCAAAAGGAGAGGCTAATCCAAAATATTCATTAAATCACATCGTTGCACATTTGTCAGCTACCTTGGGAGTTGATGTTAAATTTGCTCCGGATTGTATTGGTGATGAGGTAAAAGCTATGGCTTCTGACCTTAAGGCTGGTGAAGTAATGTTGTTGGAGAACTTGCGTTATCACAAAGAAGAGGAAAAAGGTGATGAAGGTTTTGCTAAGCAATTGGCAGAATTAGCTGATGTTTATGTAAACGATGCATTCGGTACTGCTCACCGTGCTCATGCTTCTACAACAATCATCGCTAAATTTATGGATGAGAAGATGGCAGGTTACCTTTTGGATAAGGAAATCAAGTTTTTGGGTGATACCGTTGAAAACGCTGAAAAGCCATTTGTTGCTATCGTAGGTGGAGCAAAAGTTTCAGGTAAATTGGAAGTTTTAAAAAGCTTGATCACTAAAGTAGATACTATTCTAATTGGTGGTGGTATGGCTTATACTTTCCTGAAAGCTCAAGGACATGGAATTGGTAATTCTCTTGTTGAAGAAGATTTGATTGATACTGCAAAGCAAATCTTGGTTGACGCTAAAGCTAATGGTGTAAACTTCATGTTGCCGGTTGATAACCTTGCTGCAGATAAATTTGACAACGAAGCTGATATCCAGGTTGTAGGAGTTGAAATTCCTGAAGGTCGTATGGCATTAGACGTGGGTCCTGAAACAGTAAAAGCTTATTCAGCTGAGATCGCAGGAGCTAAGACTGTTGTTTGGAATGGTCCTATGGGATGTTTCGAGATGCCTAACTTCTCAAAAGGTACTTTCGGAGTATGTCAGGCTGTTGCTGACTCTTCAGCTGTTTCTATTATTGGTGGTGGTGACTCTGTTGCTGCTGTAAACCAAAGTGGATTGGCTGATAAAATGAGCCATATCTCAACAGGAGGTGGTGCATCTCTTGAATTCCTTGAAGGAAAAGAGTTACCAGGTGTTGTAGCTATCCGTGGATAA
- the cysQ gene encoding 3'(2'),5'-bisphosphate nucleotidase CysQ translates to MHKLTMMALRASVAGGQAIMKIYDKEDFQVMLKSDKSPLTEADINSHYAIDAILSTSDIPVLSEEGKDLTYEERKHWKQLWVVDPLDGTKEFVKRNDEFTVNVALVLDQKPIMGVIVAPALNLVYWGDQDGAYRSVLPKKWLKKDPMEVVTDLNPVKIPDIKTEEFAVVRSVSHFSAETKEYMDKLDATHVSIKSMSIGSSLKMCLVAEGKAQLYPRLGPTMEWDTCAGHAIVEAAGGQLLDWNTKAPMLYNRPELLNGWFMVTGAMIDPQQYWLEEEKDNNQK, encoded by the coding sequence ATGCATAAGTTAACAATGATGGCGTTAAGAGCTTCTGTTGCCGGAGGACAAGCCATAATGAAAATATACGATAAAGAAGATTTTCAGGTAATGTTAAAAAGTGACAAGTCACCTTTAACAGAGGCTGATATTAATAGTCATTATGCAATCGATGCGATTTTATCAACTTCAGATATACCGGTTCTTAGTGAGGAGGGAAAAGATCTTACCTATGAAGAAAGAAAGCATTGGAAGCAATTATGGGTGGTAGATCCTTTGGACGGTACAAAGGAGTTTGTAAAGCGTAATGATGAGTTTACTGTAAATGTTGCTTTGGTTCTGGATCAAAAGCCAATCATGGGTGTGATTGTTGCTCCTGCTTTAAATCTTGTTTATTGGGGTGATCAGGATGGGGCTTATCGTTCGGTATTGCCTAAAAAGTGGTTAAAAAAGGATCCGATGGAAGTGGTTACTGATTTAAATCCTGTTAAAATCCCGGATATAAAAACAGAAGAGTTTGCTGTGGTTAGAAGTGTTAGTCACTTTAGTGCAGAAACAAAGGAATACATGGATAAACTGGATGCAACTCATGTATCTATTAAGAGTATGTCGATTGGTAGTTCTTTAAAAATGTGTCTGGTTGCTGAAGGGAAAGCTCAATTATATCCGCGCCTTGGGCCAACAATGGAATGGGATACCTGTGCCGGTCATGCAATTGTGGAAGCAGCTGGAGGTCAGTTATTGGATTGGAATACCAAAGCTCCGATGTTATATAACCGACCAGAATTATTGAATGGTTGGTTTATGGTAACAGGAGCAATGATTGATCCACAGCAATATTGGCTGGAGGAAGAAAAAGATAACAATCAGAAATAA
- a CDS encoding DUF4296 domain-containing protein → MNKITFVLIFLTTILACTPSPKRPKFIPDSKEMSELLADVYIVEATMSQSGRRINKDDDKNIGYYKGVLDEYGLTKLEFDSAISWYSSHPDLFSEVYDDVITILSKKDALLKKDMSEQNQEKKDAIDEIPNIKDLWETTRNYTLPIAENDSTNVSFPFTVKVDSIASGILRLNAGYTFIKGNELDSAYLRMWLCYSDSTTDTVQYLIKKSFKKQIGNVSQLIPEGKVLVTVEGLLFDHDTTKVSNVEIDDVKMVLLPKLGARELNQK, encoded by the coding sequence ATGAACAAAATAACTTTCGTATTAATTTTTCTTACAACTATTTTGGCGTGCACTCCGTCACCCAAGAGACCAAAATTTATTCCTGATAGTAAAGAGATGTCTGAGCTTTTAGCTGATGTGTATATAGTTGAAGCAACAATGTCACAAAGCGGAAGACGGATAAACAAAGATGATGACAAGAATATTGGTTATTACAAAGGTGTTTTGGATGAATATGGTTTGACAAAACTTGAGTTTGATTCTGCAATTAGTTGGTATTCTTCACATCCAGATCTTTTTTCAGAAGTATATGACGATGTAATTACTATTTTAAGTAAGAAGGATGCTTTACTGAAAAAAGATATGTCAGAGCAAAATCAGGAAAAGAAAGATGCTATCGATGAGATACCCAATATAAAAGATTTGTGGGAAACTACCCGCAATTATACTTTGCCAATTGCTGAAAATGATTCAACGAATGTCTCGTTTCCATTTACTGTTAAGGTTGATTCAATCGCTTCAGGTATCCTTCGGTTAAATGCCGGATATACTTTTATTAAAGGCAATGAACTGGATAGTGCCTATTTAAGAATGTGGCTATGTTATTCAGATAGTACTACAGACACAGTCCAATACCTGATAAAAAAGTCGTTTAAAAAACAAATTGGGAATGTCTCGCAACTCATTCCAGAAGGTAAGGTATTGGTTACTGTCGAAGGCTTGTTGTTTGATCATGATACAACAAAAGTTTCTAATGTTGAAATTGATGATGTGAAGATGGTGTTATTGCCAAAATTAGGAGCCAGAGAATTAAACCAGAAATGA
- a CDS encoding sugar transferase yields MLREKEKVVYNALAAFDVLIAWISFELALLLHFEQLTFIRNKDSIILHLLILGIWLVLSKALRLNELYRSRPYSVLLFNVIVMSVLGTGILALSVFVFELFYIGLVPILYFGAIVSILMFAEKLLIYQYMKSARRRGLNYRNILIVGDESANKFINQIKKNPEWGYRITGILGTEELKKRNPDAAPYLPLETNVDEILETKTIDEVIYCNEKAKMEEIFPLMTSCHEIGVIFRMSSPFFNMLSNKTHIHYFDTTPVLTISNTPMDYLSLKFKGIFDFIVSFLVITIFSPVYIVIAVIIKMTSKGPIFFKQKRVGIRGRKFWVYKFRTMVTNAEDLKKDLMVHNEMDGPTFKMTKDPRITRIGHFLRQTSLDELPQFFNVLLGDMSVVGPRPPVPEEVKEYERWQLRRLSMKPGITCIWQVSQSRNDISFDDWMRMDLEYIDNWSLKLDFVIILKTIRTMLRADGK; encoded by the coding sequence ATGCTTCGAGAGAAAGAAAAGGTAGTTTATAACGCTTTAGCGGCGTTTGATGTTTTAATTGCTTGGATATCATTTGAATTAGCATTGTTGCTCCATTTTGAGCAACTAACTTTTATCAGAAATAAGGATTCTATTATTCTTCATTTACTAATATTAGGCATTTGGCTTGTTCTTTCAAAAGCATTGAGATTAAATGAATTATATCGATCTCGGCCATATTCTGTCTTGCTGTTTAATGTTATTGTAATGTCGGTATTAGGTACTGGCATATTAGCCTTGTCGGTTTTTGTTTTTGAGTTGTTTTATATTGGATTAGTACCAATATTGTACTTTGGAGCGATTGTATCCATCCTTATGTTTGCAGAAAAACTATTGATTTATCAATACATGAAAAGTGCACGACGGAGAGGTTTGAATTATAGAAATATTCTTATTGTTGGGGATGAGTCTGCAAATAAATTTATCAATCAAATAAAGAAGAATCCTGAATGGGGATATCGAATCACAGGAATATTAGGTACTGAAGAACTTAAAAAAAGGAATCCGGATGCGGCACCGTATTTGCCTTTGGAGACAAATGTTGATGAGATTTTGGAGACAAAAACGATTGACGAAGTAATCTATTGCAATGAAAAGGCGAAGATGGAAGAGATATTTCCATTGATGACCAGTTGTCATGAGATTGGTGTTATTTTTCGCATGTCATCTCCATTTTTCAATATGTTATCCAATAAAACTCATATTCACTATTTTGATACAACTCCAGTATTAACGATATCAAATACTCCAATGGACTACCTTTCTCTTAAGTTTAAGGGAATATTTGATTTTATTGTGTCATTTTTGGTTATAACCATATTTTCTCCGGTTTATATAGTAATAGCTGTTATTATTAAAATGACGTCAAAGGGACCTATTTTCTTTAAACAGAAAAGAGTTGGAATCAGAGGTAGGAAATTTTGGGTGTATAAGTTTCGTACCATGGTGACCAATGCTGAGGATCTAAAAAAAGATCTGATGGTTCATAATGAAATGGATGGTCCAACCTTTAAAATGACCAAAGATCCACGAATTACTCGTATTGGTCATTTTCTCCGCCAGACAAGTTTGGATGAGTTGCCTCAATTTTTTAATGTTTTGTTAGGGGATATGTCAGTTGTTGGTCCAAGGCCGCCAGTACCTGAAGAGGTAAAAGAGTATGAGCGTTGGCAGTTAAGAAGGTTATCGATGAAGCCAGGAATTACCTGTATTTGGCAAGTCTCACAATCAAGGAATGATATTTCATTTGATGATTGGATGAGAATGGATTTGGAATATATCGATAACTGGTCACTCAAACTAGATTTTGTTATTATTCTCAAGACAATCAGAACAATGCTAAGGGCAGATGGAAAATAA
- a CDS encoding capsule assembly Wzi family protein, whose amino-acid sequence MIQVRKVALVFLLFFSFCLLNAQEKFDLKIESSVSIANEGIVPTWLYANEWGIYSSEIESYGMFYLKGDCRLLDKKSFSLKVGSGIVVNTDLNQSILHEVFFKGQVWLFDYTIGKEANSWVSYNDRLTSGSFLMSENARPLPKITLGFDDYKQLSFLPDWFEVRGGISQGILNDKRGDKINSANNLLVHEKWAYGRFAIKNIKPYLGIVHSALFGGTRPDGTKIPVDFWPTFFARGSSKLGGGEETNAAGAHMGMWDFGFYLEKEKFDLQFYFQKPFADGSGLNFWFGKNKDHIIGLLIHPKEINWLKGVSLELIKTAVQSGYGIPDQLYPVDYNEHKAGSIIWRADVEDNLDDFMFQVFGEERTGWTWTEALRIIENKTNEGNKFGGRDDYMNNGSYYNGWTYHGSSMGTPLYHTTEMVQRI is encoded by the coding sequence ATGATTCAGGTCCGAAAAGTAGCATTAGTCTTTCTATTGTTTTTTTCTTTTTGTTTGTTAAACGCTCAGGAAAAATTTGATTTAAAAATTGAAAGTTCTGTGTCAATTGCAAATGAGGGGATTGTGCCAACGTGGCTTTATGCAAATGAATGGGGCATATATAGTAGTGAGATTGAATCATATGGAATGTTTTATCTGAAAGGCGATTGTCGTTTATTGGATAAAAAATCATTTAGTTTAAAGGTTGGTTCTGGTATAGTTGTAAATACCGATTTAAATCAATCGATTTTACATGAAGTTTTTTTTAAAGGGCAAGTCTGGTTATTTGACTATACAATAGGAAAAGAAGCTAATTCGTGGGTTTCCTATAATGATAGATTGACCAGTGGTTCATTTTTAATGAGTGAAAATGCCAGACCACTTCCAAAGATCACACTGGGATTTGATGATTATAAACAGTTAAGTTTTTTACCTGACTGGTTTGAAGTTCGAGGAGGAATTTCTCAAGGAATATTAAACGATAAAAGAGGAGATAAGATTAATAGTGCGAATAATTTATTAGTACATGAAAAGTGGGCATACGGGCGTTTTGCTATTAAAAATATAAAGCCATATTTAGGAATTGTTCATTCAGCATTATTTGGAGGAACTCGTCCTGATGGTACTAAAATACCGGTAGACTTCTGGCCAACTTTTTTTGCCAGAGGATCCTCTAAACTTGGTGGAGGGGAAGAGACCAATGCGGCAGGAGCTCATATGGGAATGTGGGATTTTGGATTTTATTTAGAGAAAGAGAAGTTTGATTTACAGTTTTATTTTCAAAAACCCTTTGCTGATGGGTCCGGATTAAATTTTTGGTTTGGGAAGAATAAAGATCATATCATTGGATTGTTGATTCATCCAAAGGAAATTAATTGGTTAAAAGGAGTTTCATTAGAGCTAATAAAAACAGCTGTTCAATCTGGATATGGTATTCCTGATCAGTTATACCCTGTTGATTACAATGAACATAAAGCTGGCTCAATAATTTGGAGGGCTGACGTGGAGGATAACCTGGATGATTTCATGTTTCAGGTTTTTGGAGAAGAAAGAACCGGGTGGACATGGACTGAAGCACTTCGTATAATTGAGAATAAAACCAATGAAGGGAATAAGTTTGGAGGAAGAGATGACTATATGAATAATGGTAGTTATTATAATGGATGGACTTATCATGGTTCTTCAATGGGAACACCACTCTATCACACAACTGAGATGGTACAAAGAATATAA
- a CDS encoding acyloxyacyl hydrolase encodes MFVALSEAQPSNRATKKTDIHQYLTIRLHGGLVIPHHPSMMYFIEDYSKGFEINFGRTVFSEDSWQSTFNYPEIGLGLYYGTFGNKDIYGAGIAFFPYINYNIYRSNRITLQNRVSMGLGYVNHPFDIDDNPYNSIFSSHLNIYIGLGFLFDYRINKNFSLSASGALTHLSNGATKKPNHGINTVSTSIGTKYHFNSEYTPSVRKSKPEISHKREVLIGGNFGRSQSNRYNNQKYWNTSINIQHLWYLNKKRALGLGFDQFYTESIPFAWMEFANGELPENLNSSYYWINGLYASYNVFLGKTTLYVNIGKYLHTKMKPPETIYPRIGIRHYVGNHLIANFSVKASFFRAEFLEFGLGYRFKYKK; translated from the coding sequence ATGTTTGTTGCATTATCAGAAGCACAGCCTTCAAATAGAGCAACAAAAAAAACAGATATCCATCAATATCTAACCATCAGATTACATGGCGGATTGGTGATACCACATCATCCTTCAATGATGTATTTTATTGAAGATTATTCGAAAGGATTTGAGATAAACTTTGGCCGAACTGTTTTTTCAGAAGATTCATGGCAAAGTACATTTAATTATCCTGAAATAGGTCTTGGACTGTATTATGGAACATTTGGTAATAAAGATATATACGGAGCTGGCATTGCCTTTTTCCCATATATTAATTACAATATTTACCGATCAAATCGAATAACTCTGCAAAATAGAGTATCCATGGGATTGGGGTATGTGAATCACCCGTTTGATATAGATGATAATCCTTACAACTCTATTTTTAGTTCACATCTAAATATTTATATTGGTCTAGGGTTTCTTTTCGACTATCGCATTAACAAAAATTTTTCTTTGTCAGCTAGTGGAGCCCTAACGCATCTTTCAAATGGCGCCACAAAAAAACCAAACCATGGAATAAATACCGTATCAACAAGTATTGGCACTAAATATCATTTCAATTCTGAATACACTCCTTCAGTAAGAAAATCGAAACCCGAAATAAGTCATAAACGAGAGGTTTTAATTGGAGGCAATTTCGGTCGCAGCCAAAGTAATAGATACAACAACCAAAAATACTGGAATACCAGTATCAATATACAACATCTATGGTATCTGAATAAAAAGAGGGCCTTGGGACTCGGATTTGATCAGTTTTATACTGAGAGTATTCCTTTTGCATGGATGGAATTCGCAAATGGTGAATTACCTGAGAACCTAAACTCTTCCTATTACTGGATTAATGGTCTTTATGCTTCATACAATGTATTTTTAGGCAAAACAACTTTATATGTGAATATTGGAAAGTACCTTCATACCAAAATGAAGCCACCGGAAACTATTTATCCACGCATTGGAATTCGACATTATGTAGGCAACCATTTAATTGCAAACTTTAGTGTGAAGGCAAGTTTTTTCAGAGCTGAATTCCTTGAATTTGGCTTAGGTTACCGATTTAAATACAAAAAATGA
- a CDS encoding DUF2807 domain-containing protein, whose translation MKKFSFILFAFFICTSCEYINFLNKEGSMVEYNYNVGKIKYLIADASYRIILTNSSSQTINISGYDYLTDGIIFEENGDTLRIDNDHYFIQKSKLPEITIGGSSLNNITLNAVCQINCIENIETNQLRLTMNGGSQYTESDLDLTCQNLSLAVYGLNNVGTHIIKGTVENVSYILEGSVNLDALDLISQKTNVIHKSIGYCKVNVINELNVNTYSTGNTYYIGNPAIQHQHIELPYFTSTGEVIKIH comes from the coding sequence ATGAAGAAATTTAGTTTCATACTGTTTGCCTTTTTTATTTGCACTTCGTGTGAATATATCAACTTTCTGAATAAAGAAGGTTCTATGGTAGAATATAATTATAACGTTGGAAAAATTAAATACCTTATTGCGGATGCTTCATATCGGATTATACTAACTAACTCATCATCTCAAACTATTAACATTAGTGGATATGATTATCTCACTGACGGTATAATTTTTGAGGAGAATGGGGATACTTTAAGAATTGATAACGACCATTATTTTATACAAAAAAGTAAGCTCCCCGAAATTACAATAGGTGGTTCTAGTCTTAATAATATTACCCTTAATGCTGTCTGTCAAATAAATTGCATTGAGAATATTGAAACAAACCAATTAAGATTAACAATGAATGGTGGTTCTCAGTATACAGAATCAGACCTTGATTTAACATGTCAAAATCTTTCTCTTGCTGTTTATGGGTTAAATAATGTAGGAACCCATATCATAAAGGGAACAGTTGAAAATGTCAGTTATATTCTTGAAGGCAGTGTCAATCTTGATGCTCTCGATTTGATTTCACAAAAAACTAATGTAATCCATAAATCAATTGGCTATTGTAAAGTAAACGTCATTAACGAACTGAATGTAAACACCTATTCTACAGGTAACACCTATTATATTGGTAATCCAGCAATACAGCACCAACACATTGAATTACCCTATTTTACTTCTACAGGAGAGGTTATAAAGATTCATTAA
- a CDS encoding mannose-1-phosphate guanylyltransferase — MHTNNYLIIMAGGIGSRFWPLSTAKTPKQFLDILGTGKTMIQQTVSRFGDLIPMENIFIVTSKNYKEIVQEQLPEISDSQVLLEPCMRNTAPCIAYAAFKINKRNPDANIVVAPSDHLITDESGFREIIKKGLDFTSKDEVLLTLGIQPHRPETGYGYIQAASEVEEGINRVAAFKEKPNLDTAKEYLAEGNFFWNAGIFIWSAKSVIKAINNYLPAVAEIFYKGIDVYDTQDEQSFIDEYFPTCENISVDYGIMERADNIYVMPADFGWSDLGTWGSLWEKRQKDEQGNSIVGDQVHLFECKDTIVTIPNGRPVVLQGLNDYIVTEANGVFMVCKKEDEQRIKEFQKGVKM; from the coding sequence ATGCACACAAATAATTACCTAATTATAATGGCTGGTGGCATTGGATCACGATTTTGGCCATTGAGTACCGCCAAGACGCCAAAACAGTTCCTCGATATTCTGGGAACAGGAAAAACTATGATTCAGCAAACTGTTAGTAGGTTTGGGGATTTAATTCCGATGGAGAATATTTTTATTGTCACCAGTAAGAATTATAAAGAGATTGTTCAGGAACAACTACCTGAGATTTCTGATTCGCAAGTTCTATTGGAGCCATGTATGCGTAATACCGCTCCTTGTATTGCTTACGCAGCTTTTAAGATAAATAAGAGAAATCCTGATGCCAATATAGTCGTGGCGCCATCAGATCATCTGATTACGGATGAAAGTGGATTCCGGGAGATAATAAAAAAAGGACTTGATTTTACATCAAAAGATGAAGTACTTCTAACGCTGGGTATTCAGCCTCATCGCCCTGAAACCGGTTATGGCTATATTCAGGCAGCCTCAGAAGTTGAAGAGGGAATTAATAGAGTTGCAGCTTTTAAAGAAAAACCAAATCTTGATACTGCAAAAGAATATCTGGCTGAAGGAAATTTCTTTTGGAATGCGGGAATTTTTATCTGGTCAGCAAAGAGTGTCATCAAAGCCATTAATAATTATCTTCCAGCGGTGGCTGAAATATTTTACAAAGGAATTGACGTTTATGATACACAGGATGAGCAATCTTTCATTGATGAATATTTTCCAACATGTGAAAATATTTCTGTTGACTACGGTATAATGGAGCGAGCTGATAATATCTATGTTATGCCGGCAGATTTTGGATGGTCAGATTTGGGAACATGGGGCAGTTTATGGGAGAAACGACAAAAAGATGAACAAGGTAATAGTATTGTTGGAGATCAGGTACATCTGTTTGAATGTAAAGATACCATCGTAACCATACCTAATGGTCGGCCAGTTGTTTTGCAAGGATTGAATGATTATATCGTTACTGAAGCCAATGGAGTATTTATGGTTTGTAAAAAAGAAGATGAGCAGCGAATAAAAGAATTTCAGAAAGGGGTGAAAATGTGA
- a CDS encoding sulfatase-like hydrolase/transferase gives MGRYLFTILFTSIVILTSCIDDHYKPTVITPKVVLIVMDGARYSETWGDSTHQFIPFLSDSIAPKGAVFTNFKNQGITSTIPGHTALITGRYDTLANNGTEYPKHPSIFQYFEQKYLEKGWIISSKDKLSVLSNCNDSLWQNQHNPYFDCGKEGLGTGYGYREDSVTLKKALWILDVFKPRLCLINFKEPDASGHSGNWKNYLRAIQTTDSLIYVICKHIDQDPFYKDQTTVFITNDHGRHLDGIQDGFKSHGDTCSGCRHCMLFTYGPGIKKGIRMDTLYSFIDVTTTLASILKLKMIDIEGQVIKEGFSNQ, from the coding sequence ATGGGAAGATACTTGTTTACAATACTATTTACTTCAATAGTAATATTAACGTCTTGTATTGATGACCACTATAAACCAACAGTCATCACACCTAAGGTCGTTTTGATAGTAATGGATGGCGCACGCTATAGCGAAACCTGGGGCGATTCAACTCATCAATTTATTCCTTTCTTATCTGATTCGATTGCTCCCAAAGGAGCAGTATTTACTAATTTTAAAAATCAAGGCATCACCTCAACCATTCCGGGGCATACAGCTTTAATTACGGGTCGTTATGACACTCTTGCCAATAATGGTACAGAGTACCCCAAGCATCCTTCCATTTTTCAATACTTTGAACAAAAATACCTGGAAAAAGGCTGGATTATTTCCAGTAAAGACAAGTTATCAGTCCTTAGCAACTGCAATGATTCGCTATGGCAAAATCAGCACAATCCCTATTTCGATTGCGGTAAAGAAGGTCTTGGCACAGGCTATGGATATCGTGAGGACAGCGTTACACTCAAAAAAGCACTATGGATATTGGATGTATTTAAACCCCGATTATGCTTGATTAATTTTAAAGAACCGGATGCATCCGGACACTCCGGCAACTGGAAAAATTATCTTAGAGCCATTCAAACGACAGATAGCTTAATATATGTTATATGTAAACATATAGATCAGGATCCCTTTTATAAAGATCAAACAACTGTTTTTATCACCAATGATCATGGCCGACATTTGGATGGTATCCAGGATGGTTTTAAATCGCATGGTGATACCTGTTCAGGCTGCCGGCACTGTATGCTCTTCACTTATGGTCCGGGTATAAAAAAAGGTATCCGTATGGACACCTTATATTCGTTTATTGATGTGACCACAACCTTGGCATCAATATTAAAATTGAAGATGATTGATATCGAGGGGCAAGTTATAAAAGAGGGATTTTCTAACCAATAA